The genomic window GTTTGTGGAAGTGAAAGGGGCGTCTGGAGGACTGTTGTTGATGTGGGATATGACGATGTTTAAATTAAGTAACTGTTATAAGGGTGGTAGGTGGTTATGTGTAGATGGAGTGATGATAAAGAATAATTTTCGGTGTGCGTTCTGCTTAGTGTATGGTGAGCATGATCGAGAGAGTAAGCTTGTTGTGTGGGAAGAGTTGAGTTTCTTGTCAGGCTTATGTCAAGTCCCTCTCTGTTTTATGGGGGACTTTAATGAGATTGTTCAAGTGGAAGAACGGCGAGGATCTACTTCGTTGCCAAGATCTGCAGTAGAGTTTAAATCTTGGATTAACGATATGGAGCTCATGGACCTAGCTTTACCTGATCGTCAGTTTACTTGGTACAGAGGCCAGTCATGTAGTCGGATCGATAGAGTCCTGGTTAGTCTGGAGTGGTTAGAAGAGTTTCCTAAAACAAGATTACGAGAAGGCCCAAGAGGTTTGTCAGACCATTGTCCAATGATTATGAATGTCACAAGGTTGGGATAGGGGCCGAGACCTTTTCGGAGCCTGGATGCGTGGTTTACTCATGAGAGATTTTTGAGGATGGTAAAGGAGGAGTTGAGGTGCCTAGGGGAGATGCAGTTGATGGACAAGTTGAAGGCTTTGACGCTACCACTGGGCAGGTGGCATAGAAAGCACTTTGGTAATTTGGATAGGAGAATAAATAATTTTGAAGAGGAGATCAGGAAAGTTGATGATTTGGTGAGCAATGGAGTTTATGATGGAACAACGGAGGCTAGAAGAAAGGCACTTGTGAGCGCGTGCAAAGTATGGTATGTCAGGAAGGAAatacattggaagcagatgtcacgATCCAGGCATGCTAAGGAGATGGATAAAAACACTAGATACTTCCACAACTTAGCCTCGGCTCGGAGAAGGACCAATCGGATTGATGCCTTAAGGATCCATGGACGCTTAGTGTGGAACCCATCTCGAATCAAGATTGCTATACGAGAATTCTATAAGGAGTTATACCATCAGGAGAAATCACCAAATATTGGATTTCGGGAAAGGCTAGTAAGATGAATAAATGGGGACGAGGCAATAGAACTGGAACAGATGCCGAGTGCTAAAGAAATAAAGTCTGCAGTGTGGGACTGTGAGACAACAAAAGCTCCAGGATGCGATGGGTATAACATGAATTTTATCAAGAGGTGTTGGCCAGAAGTTGGGAGGGAATTCACGGATGCAGTGTTGGGGTTCTTCCATTCAGCAGTGCTACCTGCGGGTTCAAATGTCACATGGGTGGCGCTGGCACCAAAATTTGTTGGAGCTACAGAAATAAAGGATCTCCGGCCGATCAGTATGGTGGGTTGTGTCTATAAGGTCATCTCTAAGGTGCTGGTTCGAAGGATGCGGAAAGTGATGCCGGACCTGGTAGGCGAGACTCAGATTGCTTTTGTACAGGGTAGGAAAATTCATGATGGGGCTTTAATTGCTTGTGAAACAGTGCACTGGCTAACGTCAAGGAAAAGAAGCTCAGCGATAATTAAACTGGATTTTCAGAAGGCTTATGATAGGGTCAAATGGAGCTTTGTGGATATAGTGCTGCAAAAGATGGGCTTTGGACACAGGTGGCGGGGGTGGATTAAGGAATGTCTGTGTTCGGCATCTATGTCAGTGCTCATTAATAGGTCTCCCTCTAAGCCGTTCAAAATGGAACGGGGCCTACGACAAGGGGACCCTTTATCTCCCTTTCTGTTCGTACTTGTCGTTGACGTGCTTCATAGAATGATAGGGGAGGCGGTTAGGAATGGGCGCATAGCCTCGCTCTTGGTTGGCAGGGATAACATTGCATTATCACACTTACAGTTTGCAGATGACACGATACTTTTCTGCCCACCAGAGGAAGAAACCATACGGAATTACAAGCGACTACTGCGTTGCTTCGAGCTGATGTCGGGATTGAGTATTAATTTTGACAAGTCCAGCTTCATTCCGATTAATTGTGAACAAAGGTGGGTGCGAAAGATGTGTATCTTGCTGGGGTGTAAGGAGGCCTCACTCCCTATCCGGTACCTTGGCATCTCTATGGGAGCAAACCCGAGGCTAGTTAAGACGTGGAAACCAGTGATTGATAAGGTGGAAGAGAAACTGAGTCTGTGGCAAGCAAAAACACTTAATAAATCGGGTAAGCTGGTACTCATTAAATCGGTTCTTAATAGCCTGCCTGTTTACTATCTCAGTTTGTACAAGATGCCAAAGGCAGTAGCAGAGAAACTGATCTCCCTACAAAGATGATTCTTGTGGAGTAATGGGATGTAGTGATGGCCCCTAAAAAGGCAGGTGGATTGGGAGTGGGAGATGCTGTGGTTCGTAATACAGCTCTTTTATTCAAATGGTGGTGGAGGTTCTCGAAAGAGGACTGTCCCTTATGGAAGAAAGTAGTGTGCTCTTGTAATAACATGAATCCGGCTGAGATGCTACATGGTCAACCTATGCCTTCAAGAGGGGGTCCGTGGAGAGACATTTGTCAGCTACAAATTCGAGAGCCACAAATCAGAGAGCAGATGATTAGAGGCTTGTCAATGGAAGTGGGAAACGGTAGGACGATCAGGTTCTGGGAAGATGACTGGCTAAATGGTGGTGTCTTGAAAGATGTGTTCCCTAGACTCTTCTCGGTTTCAAACCTTAAAGGATCTGTTATAGGTGACtgcgggttttgggatgggttagagtggttATGGAGCTTTCAGTGGAGGCGATAGTTGTTCCAATGGGAGCTGGAACTTTTGAACCAACTGCATGAGAGACTACGTTCAGTTAAGCTAGTAACAGAGAGAGAGGATAGAGTGGTTTGGAAATTTGATAGAACTGGTATTTTCTCTACTAAATCCTTTGTCCAGGTAATGCAGGAGGCAGTCCTTCCGGAGGAAGTAACAAGCTATAGCTTCACTAGTGCTATTTGGAGGGGTTTCATCCCACCAAGGGTCGAATTATTTTCTTGGTTTGTTCTGATTGAGAGGGTGAATACCAAAGAACGACTATGCAGATTAGGGGTCATTAACCCGCTTGATAATTTATGTGCTTTATGCTGTAAGTCTAATGAGTCTGCTTTTCATCTGTTTCTTGGGTGTGAGGTCACATGGCAGGTGTGGGGTGCTTGGCTTTATGCTCTTGGACGACAATGGTCTGTACCCGGTACACTAAAGCAACATTTTGAGAGCTGGACGACTGTTGCACCACGAAAGGATGGAAGGAAGAGGTGGTTGATTGGATTCTTTGCTGTAATCTGGGCGATTTGGCTGGAAAGAAATAATCGGGTGTTCCAGAATAAAGGATCAGGAATACAGGAAATCACTAACAGGTCTTTTGTGCTCTCCGACGAGTGGATTGGTGGTGCAtcctttggttgttgatggcaatgccgaagatgACTAGGGGTTGCGTTACCTGTTTCAGTTGTTAGTaatctttatttttagttgtacTTATTGCAGTTTGAATTTTGTATGCTCCGCCTTGTGTGTTGAgctatttatttcaaaaaaaagagTTATGCTACATATACAAGCCTTTTTGGCTTAATTACAAGTCTAACAAGTTAAGTCAAGTCTAATAAAAAACTACATTCACCTACTGAAGCGTGATAACACGCGCGTCACTCAACCGTTTTCAAAGCGCGCTCTCACTCACCACTATGGAAGACACTTCTTTTTCTCCGCatttctccttctcctcttcttcttccttcttcttctttgcgtttctcttcttttttctttatgtgtttcatcttcatcgttattttttattactgttgttgttgctgcatttttttcctcctcctctttttattaattttgaaacattatgtgttttttttcttctttgtttaaaTTTTCTCCCAAAAAAGATtataagaaaacaaaataaaaagataaagaagaagcagtagaagatgaggaggaagaagagaaagagttttgaattatgcagaacttatcagaataaaaattacacttaaaaatctttaaaatacacccaaatatcttcgtcatatacccaaatatctttgtgttacaccaaaatttattgcaatacagaaaaatattttctctaatgctgcattttttcttcttctttttttccttatttctttctttcttttaggtaaatgaatgtaagttcatcttcttccaagtaattttacagtattatgtgtttctttttcttctttttttgatttttttatttattttttttgttaaaa from Arachis ipaensis cultivar K30076 chromosome B09, Araip1.1, whole genome shotgun sequence includes these protein-coding regions:
- the LOC107615829 gene encoding uncharacterized protein LOC107615829; translated protein: MVTRFDVMQLWGNDGAGWEFVEVKGASGGLLLMWDMTMFKLSNCYKGGRWLCVDGVMIKNNFRCAFCLVYGEHDRESKLVVWEELSFLSGLCQVPLCFMGDFNEIVQVEERRGSTSLPRSAVEFKSWINDMELMDLALPDRQFTWYRGQSCSRIDRVLGPRPFRSLDAWFTHERFLRMVKEELRCLGEMQLMDKLKALTLPLGRWHRKHFGNLDRRINNFEEEIRKVDDLVSNGVYDGTTEARRKALVSACKVWYVRKEIHWKQMSRSRHAKEMDKNTRYFHNLASARRRTNRIDALRIHGRLVWNPSRIKIAIREFYKELYHQEKSPNIGFRERLVR
- the LOC107615828 gene encoding uncharacterized protein LOC107615828, producing MQEAVLPEEVTSYSFTSAIWRGFIPPRVELFSWFVLIERVNTKERLCRLGVINPLDNLCALCCKSNESAFHLFLGCEVTWQVWGAWLYALGRQWSVPGTLKQHFESWTTVAPRKDGRKRWLIGFFAVIWAIWLERNNRVFQNKGSGIQEITNRSFVLSDEWIGGASFGC